DNA from Methanocalculus alkaliphilus:
ATAATGCTGATGGAATGATACAGGGCAGTTATATGCCCGTTCTCCTGTTAGAATTGATAGTGGTCTGGCAACAGATTTTACCTTTAAAGAATGATTAATTAATAAATCTCCTAAAGAATCTACTAAGTGTGCATACGCTTTTCCATTATATACATATCCACAATTATTATCATGACGATATAGAAGGATATCACAAGAAGTTAAACTCTTCCATGTATCTTTAATTAAGAAGCCGCATATTATATCTCTGAGAGACTCATTTCGCATTTTAATAGTAAACATAATATTTATTTATAAAAAAATTATTGTAATTTGTATTCACCCAACCATCCCCCACTCAACCGCCATCCCTTTCTTCACATCCCTATTAACCCGCTTCCCCATTAAAACTTCATAATACTTCGGCGCAAGCCCAAGCCCCGGCCGGACGCACCGCAGGTTCTCCTTTGTAAACACATCACCGGCCTTCATATCCTCGGCAACATAGAGGGACCGCCGGAACATCAGAGATTTCTTCTCCGCCTCACCCGGCCCATACACCACCCCGCCAAGCGACTGCCAGGCGCGCTCCGTCTCCTCCACCAGCATTTTCAGTTCAGCTGGCTCTATTGAAAATGCGCTGTCAACCCCCCCGTCGACTCGGCTGAGCGTGAAGTGCTTCTCGATCACTGTTGCTCCATGGGCGACCGCCGCCACCGCTGCGCCGATGCCGAGAGTGTGATCCGAGAGCCCGACCTCGCAGTTGAAAAGTTCGCGCATATGCGGGATAGTGAGGATGTTGCTGTTTTCGGGGGTGGACGGGTAGGTGCTCGTGCACTTGAGGAGGATTAGGTTCTGGCACCCGGCATCCCGTGCGGTGCGCACCGCCTCGTCCAGTTCCGCGATTGTCGCCATTCCGGTTGAGATGATCAGCGGTTTGCCGGTTGCCGCCACCTTCCGGATCAGCGGGAGATGGTTATTCTCAAACGAGGCAATCTTGTATGCAGGGACATTTAGGCTCTCAAGGAAATCAACGGCAGTCTCGTCAAACGGTGTTGAAAAGCAGATGAGCCCGAGCTCCTCTGCCCGCTTCATGATCGGCTCATGCCACTCCCAGGGCGTGTATGCCTGCT
Protein-coding regions in this window:
- the pseI gene encoding pseudaminic acid synthase, with product MNIGDYTIGQNKPPFIIAEMSGNHNHSLDRALVIVEAAAEAGAHAIKLQTYTADTITLDVAEGEFFISDEKSLWTGQNLYDLYKQAYTPWEWHEPIMKRAEELGLICFSTPFDETAVDFLESLNVPAYKIASFENNHLPLIRKVAATGKPLIISTGMATIAELDEAVRTARDAGCQNLILLKCTSTYPSTPENSNILTIPHMRELFNCEVGLSDHTLGIGAAVAAVAHGATVIEKHFTLSRVDGGVDSAFSIEPAELKMLVEETERAWQSLGGVVYGPGEAEKKSLMFRRSLYVAEDMKAGDVFTKENLRCVRPGLGLAPKYYEVLMGKRVNRDVKKGMAVEWGMVG